A single genomic interval of Festucalex cinctus isolate MCC-2025b chromosome 16, RoL_Fcin_1.0, whole genome shotgun sequence harbors:
- the usp12b gene encoding ubiquitin carboxyl-terminal hydrolase 12 isoform X1, which translates to MEILMTVRKIASICTMGANASALEKEIGPEQFPVNEHYFGLVNFGNTCYCNSVLQALYFCRPFREKVLAYKVQPRRKESLLTCLADLFNSIATQKKKVGVIPPKKFISRLRKENELFDNYMQQDAHEFLNYLLNTIADLLQEEKSQERQQNGKLVQNGGGGEVVVVGGGGGGEGEGEGGKETQQTWVHEIFQGTLTNETRCLNCEAVSSKDEDFLDLSVDVEQNTSITHCLRGFSNTETLCSEYKYYCEQCRSKQEAQKRMRVKKLPMILALHLKRFKYMDQLHRYTKLSYRVVFPLELRLFNTSGDATNPDRMYDLVAVVVHCGSGPNRGHYITIVKSHGFWLLFDDDIVEKIDAQAIEEFYGLTSDISKNSESGYILFYQSRD; encoded by the exons ATGGAAATACTGATGACAGTCCGAAAGATCGCCTCGATTTGTACGATG GGCGCCAATGCCTCTGCCTTGGAGAAGGAGATTGGACCGGAACAGTTTCCCGTTAATGAGCACTACTTTGGCTTGGTCAAC TTTGGCAACACCTGCTACTGTAACTCGGTGCTGCAGGCTCTCTATTTTTGTCGACCATTCAGGGAGAAGGTGTTGGCCTACAAG GTGCAGCCCCGACGCAAGGAGTCTCTCCTCACCTGCCTGGCCGACTTGTTCAACAGCATCGCCACACAGAAGAAGAAAGTGGGAGTCATCCCTCCTAAGAAATTCATCTCACGACTGAGGAAGGAAAACG AACTGTTTGACAACTACATGCAGCAAGATGCCCACGAATTCCTCAACTACCTCCTCAACACCATCGCTGACCTGCTCCAGGAGGAGAAAAGCCAGGAGCGGCAGCAGAATGGAAAGCTGGTGCAAAACGGAGGCGGCGGCGAGGTAGTAGTAGTAGGGGGAGGCGGCGGTGGGGAGGGGGAGGGCGAAGGCGGGAAGGAGACGCAGCAGACGTGGGTTCACGAGATCTTCCAAGGAACGCTAACCAACGAGACTCGCTGCCTCAACTGTGAAGCT GTAAGCAGCAAGGACGAGGACTTCCTGGATTTGTCCGTGGACGTGGAGCAGAACACGTCCATCACACACTGCCTCAG GGGCTTCAGCAACACAGAGACTCTGTGCAGCGAGTACAAATACTACTGCGAGCAGTGTCGCAGCAAACAAGAAGCCCAGAAAAG GATGAGGGTGAAGAAGCTGCCCATGATCCTGGCGCTGCACCTGAAGCGCTTCAAGTACATGGACCAGCTGCACCGCTACACCAAACTGTCCTACCGCGTGGTCTTCCCTCTGGAGCTGCGCCTCTTCAACACGTCGGGAGACGCCACCAACCCGGACCGCATGTACGACCTGGTGGCGGTGGTGGTGCACTGTGGCAG CGGGCCCAACCGAGGTCACTACATCACCATCGTCAAGAGCCACGGCTTCTGGCTGCTTTTCGATGATGACATCGTTGAG AAAATCGATGCGCAGGCCATCGAGGAATTCTACGGCCTGACGTCGGACATCTCCAAAAACTCTGAGTCGGGCTACATCCTCTTCTACCAGTCCAGAGACTGA
- the usp12b gene encoding ubiquitin carboxyl-terminal hydrolase 12 isoform X2, which translates to MGANASALEKEIGPEQFPVNEHYFGLVNFGNTCYCNSVLQALYFCRPFREKVLAYKVQPRRKESLLTCLADLFNSIATQKKKVGVIPPKKFISRLRKENELFDNYMQQDAHEFLNYLLNTIADLLQEEKSQERQQNGKLVQNGGGGEVVVVGGGGGGEGEGEGGKETQQTWVHEIFQGTLTNETRCLNCEAVSSKDEDFLDLSVDVEQNTSITHCLRGFSNTETLCSEYKYYCEQCRSKQEAQKRMRVKKLPMILALHLKRFKYMDQLHRYTKLSYRVVFPLELRLFNTSGDATNPDRMYDLVAVVVHCGSGPNRGHYITIVKSHGFWLLFDDDIVEKIDAQAIEEFYGLTSDISKNSESGYILFYQSRD; encoded by the exons ATG GGCGCCAATGCCTCTGCCTTGGAGAAGGAGATTGGACCGGAACAGTTTCCCGTTAATGAGCACTACTTTGGCTTGGTCAAC TTTGGCAACACCTGCTACTGTAACTCGGTGCTGCAGGCTCTCTATTTTTGTCGACCATTCAGGGAGAAGGTGTTGGCCTACAAG GTGCAGCCCCGACGCAAGGAGTCTCTCCTCACCTGCCTGGCCGACTTGTTCAACAGCATCGCCACACAGAAGAAGAAAGTGGGAGTCATCCCTCCTAAGAAATTCATCTCACGACTGAGGAAGGAAAACG AACTGTTTGACAACTACATGCAGCAAGATGCCCACGAATTCCTCAACTACCTCCTCAACACCATCGCTGACCTGCTCCAGGAGGAGAAAAGCCAGGAGCGGCAGCAGAATGGAAAGCTGGTGCAAAACGGAGGCGGCGGCGAGGTAGTAGTAGTAGGGGGAGGCGGCGGTGGGGAGGGGGAGGGCGAAGGCGGGAAGGAGACGCAGCAGACGTGGGTTCACGAGATCTTCCAAGGAACGCTAACCAACGAGACTCGCTGCCTCAACTGTGAAGCT GTAAGCAGCAAGGACGAGGACTTCCTGGATTTGTCCGTGGACGTGGAGCAGAACACGTCCATCACACACTGCCTCAG GGGCTTCAGCAACACAGAGACTCTGTGCAGCGAGTACAAATACTACTGCGAGCAGTGTCGCAGCAAACAAGAAGCCCAGAAAAG GATGAGGGTGAAGAAGCTGCCCATGATCCTGGCGCTGCACCTGAAGCGCTTCAAGTACATGGACCAGCTGCACCGCTACACCAAACTGTCCTACCGCGTGGTCTTCCCTCTGGAGCTGCGCCTCTTCAACACGTCGGGAGACGCCACCAACCCGGACCGCATGTACGACCTGGTGGCGGTGGTGGTGCACTGTGGCAG CGGGCCCAACCGAGGTCACTACATCACCATCGTCAAGAGCCACGGCTTCTGGCTGCTTTTCGATGATGACATCGTTGAG AAAATCGATGCGCAGGCCATCGAGGAATTCTACGGCCTGACGTCGGACATCTCCAAAAACTCTGAGTCGGGCTACATCCTCTTCTACCAGTCCAGAGACTGA